A genomic stretch from Telopea speciosissima isolate NSW1024214 ecotype Mountain lineage chromosome 7, Tspe_v1, whole genome shotgun sequence includes:
- the LOC122667820 gene encoding anthranilate synthase alpha subunit 1, chloroplastic-like produces METLALSPCFVPSVTRLSPAVPVSARSFCGRSSRGILTLSGSRSCLRTLRCSAVSAPSLVDADAVKFIEASKDGNLVPLYRCIFSDHLTPVLAYRCLVKEDDREAPSFLFESVEQGFGSSNVGRYSVVGAQPTMEIVAKENLVTIMDHEKGCRTEEFVEDPMVIPRRIMESWKPQLIEELPDAFSGGWVSFFSYDTVRYVEKKKLPFSSAPEDDRNLADVHLGLYDDVIVFDHVEKKAYVIHWVRLDRYSSVDEAYTDGMNRLELLVSRVQNNDPPRLSAGSMNSYTRLFGSSLKMSSMTREAYKKAVLKAKEHILAGDIFQVVLSQRFERRTFADPFEVYRALRVVNPSPYMAYLQARGCILVASSPEILTRVKKGKIINRPLAGTIRRGKTDKEDEMLEKELLNDEKQCAEHIMLVDLGRNDVGKVSKAGSVKVEKLMNVERYSHVMHISSTVTGELLDGLTSWDALRAALPVGTVSGAPKVKAMELIDQLETTRRGPYSGGFGGISFAGDMDIALALRTIIFPTATRYDTMYSYKDANKRREWVAHLQSGAGIVADSVPDDEQRECENKAAGLSCAIDLAESTFVDK; encoded by the exons ATGGAAACTCTGGCTCTTTCACCCTGTTTTGTTCCATCAGTTACTCGTTTATCTCCAGCTGTTCCTGTTAGTGCTCGTTCCTTTTGCGGCAGAAGCTCAAGAGGCATTCTTACCTTGTCTGGCTCCCGCTCTTGTCTTCGTACGCTGAGATGCTCAGCAGTTTCTGCTCCATCgttag TCGATGCTGATGCGGTGAAGTTTATAGAAGCTTCCAAGGATGGAAACTTAGTTCCTCTTTACCGTTGCATATTCTCTGACCACTTGACTCCTGTGCTTGCTTATCGCTGTTTGGTTAAAGAAGATGATCGTGAAGCTCCGAGCTTCTTGTTTGAGTCAGTTGAGCAGGGTTTTGGATCGTCGAATGTT GGACGTTATAGTGTGGTTGGAGCTCAGCCAACAATGGAAATTGTGGCAAAGGAGAATCTCGTTACAATTATGGACCATGAGAAAGGGTGTAGGACTGAGGAGTTTGTAGAGGATCCAATGGTAATTCCTCGGAGAATCATGGAGAGTTGGAAACCGCAGCTGATTGAAGAGCTTCCAGACGCATTTTCTG GTGGATGGGTGAGTTTTTTCTCATATGATACTGTGCGGTATGTGGAGAAGAAAAAGCTTCCATTCTCAAGTGCGCCTGAAGATGATAGAAACCTTGCAGATGTTCATCTGGGCCTCTATGATGATGTTATAGTGTTTGATCATGTGGAGAAG AAAGCATATGTGATCCATTGGGTGCGGTTGGATCGGTACTCTTCAGTTGATGAGGCTTACACTGATGGAATGAATCGCTTGGAACTTTTAGTCTCTAGAGTACAAAATAATGACCC ACCAAGGCTGTCAGCAGGTTCTATGAATTCATACACTCGCCTTTTTGGTTCTTCGTTGAAAATGTCAAGCATGACAAGAGAGGCATACAAGAAAGCTGTATTGAAAGCTAAAGAACATATCCTTGCTGGGGATATTTTCCAAGTAGTATTAAGTCAACGTTTTGAGCGCCGAACATTTGCTGATCCATTTGAAGTATACAGAGCACTGAGAGTTGTGAATCCAAGTCCATACATGGCTTATCTACAG GCCAGAGGATGTATTCTGGTTGCTTCGAGCCCAGAAATTCTCACTCGTGTGAAGAAG GGGAAGATTATTAACCGACCGCTTGCTGGGACTATTAGAAGAGGGAAGACAGACAAGGAGGATGAGATGTTGGAAAAGGAGTTGCTTAATGATGAAAAGCAATGTGCAGAGCACATTATGCTAGTTGATTTGGGAAGGAATGATGTTGGAAAG GTCTCCAAAGCTGGTTCTGTTAAGGTGGAGAAGCTTATGAATGTTGAGCGGTACTCGCATGTAATGCACATTAGCTCTACA GTTACAGGTGAATTACTTGATGGTCTCACTTCCTGGGATGCACTGCGTGCAGCATTACCTGTTGGAACAGTGAGTGGAGCACCAAAG GTGAAGGCCATGGAACTGATAGATCAGCTGGAAACCACTAGGCGCGGGCCTTATAGTGGTGGTTTCGGAGGCATTTCCTTTGCTGGAGATATGGACATCGCTCTTGCTCTCAGGACCATCATTTTTCCTACTGCAACCCGTTATGACACAATGTACTCATACAAGGATGCGAACAAACGCCGGGAATGGGTGGCCCACCTTCAATCTGGTGCCGGGATTGTGGCTGACAGTGTACCCGACGATGAGCAGAGAGAGTGCGAGAACAAAGCAGCTGGACTTTCCTGTGCCATTGATCTTGCAGAGTCAACCTTTGTTGATAAATAG